A genomic window from Quercus lobata isolate SW786 chromosome 10, ValleyOak3.0 Primary Assembly, whole genome shotgun sequence includes:
- the LOC115965948 gene encoding stress-induced protein KIN2-like: MDKSQNASYQAGEAKGQAQEKAGNMADKASNAAQSAKESCQEAGQQMKDKAQGACDAVKDKVGANK; the protein is encoded by the exons ATGGACAAATCCCAGAATGCAAGTTACCAAGCTGGCGAGGCCAAGGGCCAAGCTCAG GAAAAGGCGGGCAACATGGCGGACAAGGCGAGCAATGCTGCTCAATCTGCCAAGGAATCATGCCAAGAG GCTGGCCAGCAGATGAAGGATAAGGCACAAGGGGCTTGTGATGCAGTTAAGGATAAAGTTGGAgcaaacaaatga
- the LOC115964469 gene encoding extensin-2-like yields MGTSKHLRHWPPLIYVIAFCLIATRVIADKPYIYASPPPPEEDLSPLPPKHEDRPPHKHHDESSPPPLKSLTPPPASYYYKSPPPPSPSPPPPYIYKSPPPPSASPPPPYIYKSPPPPSPSPPPPYVYKSPPPPSPSPPPPYIYKSPPPPSSSPPPPYIYKSPPPPSPSPPPPYVYKSPPPPSPSPPPPYIYKSPPPPSPSPPPPYIYKSPPPPSPSPPPPYVYKSPPPPSPSPPPPYIYKSPPPPSPSPSPPYVYKSPPPPSPSPPPPYVYKSPPPPSPSPPPPYVYKSPPPPSPSPPPPYVYKSPPPPSPSPPPPYIYKSPPPPSLSPPPPYVYKSPPPPSPSPPPPYVYKSPPPPSPSPPPPYIYKSPPPPSPSPPPPYIYKSPPPPSPSPPPPYVYKSPPPPSPSPPPPYVYKSPPPPSPSPPPPYIYKSPPPPSPSPPPPYVYKSPPPPSPSPPSPYVYKSPPPPSPSPPPPYVYKSPPPPSPSPPPPYIYKSPPPPSPSPPPPYVYKSPPPPSPSPPPPYVYKSPPPPSPSPPTPYYYSSPPPPYHL; encoded by the exons ATGGGTACCTCGAAACACTTGAGGCATTGGCCTCCATTGATTTACGTTATAGCATTTTGCCTCATTGCAACTAGGGTAATTGCTGATAAGCCTTACATCTATGCTTCGCCGCCACCACCAGAAGAAGACTTATCACCATTACCACCAAAGCATGAAGACCGCCCACCACATAAGCACCATGACGAGTCATCACCTCCGCCATTGAAATCTCTGACCCCACCCCCAGCCTCGTACTACTACAAGTCTCCCCCACCACCTTCTCCATCACCTCCTCCTCCATACATTTACAAGTCCCCACCTCCTCCCTCAGCATCTCCCCCACCACCCTACATTTACAAATCACCACCCCCACCATCACCCTCCCCTCCTCCTCCCTACGTCTacaaatcaccaccaccaccatcaccttCACCCCCTCCTCCTTAT ATCTATAAATCTCCACCACCACCCTCATCATCACCACCTCCTCCTTACATTTATAAATCACCACCCCCACCATCTCCCTCACCTCCTCCTCCTTATGTCTACAAGTCCCCTCCTCCTccatcaccatcaccacctCCTCCCTACATCTATAAATCTCCACCACCACCCTCACCTTCACCACCTCCTCCTTACATTTATAAATCACCACCcccaccatcaccatcacctCCTCCTCCATATGTTTATaagtcaccaccaccaccatctccaTCACCTCCTCCTCCTTACATCTATAAGTCACCACCTCCTCCATCTCCTTCACCCTCACCTCCTTACGTCTACAAATCACCACCGCCACCATCACCTTCACCTCCTCCTCCTTACGTTTACAAATCCCCTCCTCCACCATCTCCATCACCTCCTCCTCCTTATGTCTATAAATCCCCAC CTCCTCCGTCTCCTTCACCTCCACCTCCTTATGTCTacaaatcaccaccaccaccatcaccttCACCTCCTCCTCCTTATATTTACAAATCCCCTCCTCCACCATCCCTATCACCTCCTCCTCCTTATGTCTATAAATCTCCACCTCCaccatctccatctccacctCCTCCTTATGTCTACAAGTCCCCTCCTCCTCCATCGCCATCACCTCCTCCTCCCTACATTTATAAATCTCCACCACCACCCTCACCATCACCACCTCCTCCTTATATTTataaatcaccaccaccaccatctccaTCGCCTCCTCCTCCATATGTTTACaagtcaccaccaccaccatctccaTCGCCTCCTCCTCCATATGTTTacaaatcaccaccaccaccctctccatctcctcctcctccttacATTTACAAGTCACCACCTCCCCCATCTCCATCCCCACCTCCTCCCTATGTTTACAAGTCACCTCCTCCTCCATCTCCTTCACCTCCTTCTCCTTATGTCTATAAGTCACCACCTCCTCCATCTCCTTCACCCCCACCTCCTTATGTCTACAAATCACCACCCCCACCTTCACCTTCACCTCCCCCTCCCTACATTTATAAATCTCCACCACCTCCGTCTCCATCACCTCCTCCTCCCTATGTCTACAAGTCGCCACCTCCTCCATCTCCTTCACCACCACCTCCTTACGTCTACAAGTCTCCACCTCCACCATCTCCTTCACCACCCACTCCATACTATTACAGCTCTCCTCCACCCCCATATCATCTCTAG
- the LOC115963942 gene encoding ATP synthase subunit gamma, mitochondrial-like has translation MAMAALRREGRRFAPLISPQPITAAVRSSLIQQEQAPLGVRSISTQIVRNRMKSVKSIQKITKAMKMVAASKLRAIQTRAEKSRGLWQPFTVLLGDTPSVDVKKSVIVTVSSDKGLCGGINSTSVKTSKALFKLTSGPDKEAKYVVVGEKAKAQFVRDSRKHIDMSITELQKNPLNYTQVSVLADDILKNVEYDALRVVFNKFQSVVSFIPTTATVLSPEIVEREAESGGKLGDLDSYEIEGGETKSEVLQNLTEFQFSCVLFNAVLENACSEQGARMSAMDSSSRNAGEMLDRLTLSYNRTRQASITTELIEIISGASALEG, from the exons ATGGCCATGGCTGCGCTCAGACGAGAGGGGAGGCGTTTCGCCCCTCTGATCTCTCCTCAACCCATCACCGCCGCCGTCCGATCCTCTCTCATCCAACA GGAGCAGGCCCCTCTGGGAGTGCGATCAATTTCAACTCAAATTG TCAGGAACCGGATGAAGAGTGTGAAGAGTATCCagaaaattacaaaagcaaTGAAGATGGTTGCAGCCTCAAAACTTAGAGCTATTCAAACAAGAGCTGAAAAGTCTCGTGGCCTGTGGCAGCCATTTACTGTTCTTCTTGGTGACACTCCCA GTGTTGACGTCAAGAAGAGTGTTATTGTTACAGTTTCTTCAGACAAAGGTCTTTGTGGAGGAATAAACTCTACATCAGTTAAGACTAGCAAGGCACTTTTCAAGTTGACTTCTG GTCCTGACAAAGAAGCGAAATATGTTGTCGTGGGTGAAAAGGCAAAGGCTCAATTCGTACGTGACTCCAGGAAGCACATTGATATGTCCATAACTGAGTTGCAGAAGAATCCTCTAAATTATACACAG GTCTCTGTTCTGGCAGATGACATTTTAAAGAATGTGGAGTATGATGCTTTGAGGGTTGTCTTCAACAAGTTCCAGTCAGTTGTCTCATTTATTCCAACAACAGCAACTGTATTATCTCCTGAG ATTGTGGAAAGAGAGGCTGAATCTGGGGGAAAGCTTGGTGACCTAGACTCTTATGAGATTGAAGGTGGGGAGACAAAATCGGAAGTACTCCAAAATCTGACAGAGTTCCAATTTTCTTGT GTCCTGTTCAATGCGGTGTTGGAGAATGCTTGCAGTGAGCAAGGAGCAAGGATGTCTGCCATGGATAGCTCAAGCAGAAATGCTGGCGAGATGCTTGATCGTCTCACACTTTCTTAcaacag AACTCGTCAAGCATCTATTACCACTGAATTGATTGAGATCATTTCTGGAGCATCAGCACTTGAGGGCTAA